The genomic DNA TCGTTGGTTCGCTGCTTCGAGCGTCCGTTCGTTCGATCACGCGAGCGCTGCACTCGAAATAACATATGAAAATAGACCATATTGGGAATATATTCGAAATTTTGTAATTGTCTCTGCCCACCTCTCGAGACCGCCGGTTCGGTCGAGGAAGAGACCGAAGTGCCTGCGAGAAGCCGAAAAACTGCGATAATGGCGATGTGGGTGCCGATCAGGGACGTTCGGAACGAGTACGACGACGGAACTCGGTCCCGTCGTGTGTCCGCGTACTCGATTCCGACTTTCCGACCGATTTCGGGCGGTAGTAGCGTACTACGCGCATTTTCGACAGCGGCCGCCAGTTCGTGCGGCCACCTTTCGACCGAAACGGACGGCGCACGTCTCATACACTATTCACAATATGTTTATTTCAATAGTAGTATTCAGATCGGGTAGGTTCGGGAAACGACGGTGTCAAAAATGACGTCCCGGCTACACGCGTCTGCAGGTCGTTCCAGCACGGTGCGGTGGCCGAGGTGATCGGACCGGTCACACCGGCCACCGAAGCCGGTCGGTCCACCCCCGGCGTTCGCTCCCGCGACGTCTCTCCGTCGGTCCGAATCGAACGAGAACGCTGTCTTCAGCGCCATACAGGCCAGTTATCGATCGCCGACAGTTCGACCGCTTTCCGACGGCCCGCCGGCAAACGGCGGCGACTGCCGGGCGGAGGTGACCCCACTCGAGTCGCTCGAGCCGATTCCGATCGAGCAAATCCCGGCCCGTGTACGCCGCTGGAACGGTGTGTCCGATCGGGTATCGGAACGGAGTCCCCTCCGAGAGCTCGCTCGTACGGGAACCTGGTAGTACCGAGTTCCCGGACTCTAGTGGCAATCGTTTTGTCAGCGCCAGCCGAAGCTGCCAGTCGGTAACGTGATTACTGATACCGGGGTACATGGGACACGATGATCGACGACACACGCTTGGACGCGTATCACTTCTACGACGACGAGTGGGACAGCTACGAGCAGCTTCGGGCGGCCTTCGAGTGGGAGGTACCCGATCGGTTCAATATGGCGACGTACGTCTGTGACCGGTGGGCGACGGACAAGGGTCGAGTCGCCCTGTTCGCGGACGACGGGGACGGAGAAACGACGACGTACACGTTCTGGCAACTCCGGAACATCACGAATCGGCTCGCCAATTATCTGCGAGCACAGGGCGTCGAAGCGGGCGACCGGATCGGCGTCAACACTCCGCAGCGACCGGCGGCCGTGTTCGCCCACGTCGCGTGCTGGAAACTCGGCGCGATGTCCGTCCCGCTGTCGACCCTGTTCGGCCCCGACGCCGTTCGGTACCGTCTGGCGGACTGCGACGCGGTCGCGGCCGTCGTCGACGAGTCGAACGTAGAGACCGTCCGTGAGGTCCGACCGGACCTTCCCGACCTCGAGACCGTCCTGACCGTCGGCGACGTCGACCAGCAGGCGGACGAGACGGATCTCTGGGACGCCATCGAGGACTACTCCCGCGAGTTCGACCCCGTCGCGACCGACGCCGAGGACGACGCGATCCTCATCTACACCTCGGGGACGACCGGCGATCCGAAGGGCGTCCGCCACGCACACCGGATGCTGTTGGGGCATCTGCCGCTGTTTCTCACCACCTTCGGTAACATGGAACTGCAGGCGGGCGACGTCTTCTGGACGCCGGCCGAGTGGGCCTGGATCGCCTCGCTGTTCGACGTCGTCGTTCCGGCCCTGTTCTACGGCAAGCCGGTCGTCGCGTACAACGGTGGCCAGTTCGA from Natrinema salaciae includes the following:
- a CDS encoding acyl-CoA synthetase, giving the protein MIDDTRLDAYHFYDDEWDSYEQLRAAFEWEVPDRFNMATYVCDRWATDKGRVALFADDGDGETTTYTFWQLRNITNRLANYLRAQGVEAGDRIGVNTPQRPAAVFAHVACWKLGAMSVPLSTLFGPDAVRYRLADCDAVAAVVDESNVETVREVRPDLPDLETVLTVGDVDQQADETDLWDAIEDYSREFDPVATDAEDDAILIYTSGTTGDPKGVRHAHRMLLGHLPLFLTTFGNMELQAGDVFWTPAEWAWIASLFDVVVPALFYGKPVVAYNGGQFDPEAAFELLERYGVTNFFAPPTALRMMMQLEETDGYDVGSVRTIAGGGESLGGTIADWAAATFGDAVVHEGYGQTEANMLVGECTALAASREGSMGLAGPGHEVEIVDPDTAEATVEPGDVGEIAVRYADDPVCFKEYWNEPEKTDRKVRNGWLLTEDLGTMDADGYVSFTGRKDDVIISAGYRIGPEEVEDSIAGHDAVADAAVIGVPDDERGEVPKAYVVLSSGQEPSDDARASIKQHVRDRLAKYEYPREIEFIDELPKTATGKVRRASLEES